The Candidatus Methylomirabilota bacterium genome includes a window with the following:
- a CDS encoding rod shape-determining protein — translation MLLSFLAGLFSNDLAIDLGTANTLVYVRGEGIVMNEPSIVAIHSSDHSVLAVGHEAKAMMGRTPGNIQAIRPLKDGVIADFDVTEKMLHYFISKVHRRRTLVHPRIVIGVPSGITQVEKRAVRDSAMQAGAREVYLIEEPMAAAIGAGLPIQEPGGNMIVDMGGGTTEVAVISLSGIVYSKSVRIAGDEMDEAIVQYIRKHYNLLVGERRAEEIKIKLGSAYPMAGERATMEVKGRDLIDGIPKTIVVTDEEIREALREPVMAIVDTVRTCLERTPPELAADIVDKGIVLTGGGALLRGLDLLLRQETDLPITVGDEPLSCVALGTGKVLDELELLKKVAIPA, via the coding sequence ATGCTACTGAGCTTCCTCGCCGGGCTTTTCTCCAATGACCTCGCCATCGACCTCGGAACGGCCAACACGCTGGTCTATGTCCGTGGCGAAGGGATCGTCATGAACGAGCCCTCCATCGTGGCCATCCACTCGTCCGATCACTCCGTGCTGGCCGTCGGCCACGAAGCGAAGGCGATGATGGGACGCACCCCCGGAAACATCCAGGCCATCCGCCCGCTCAAGGACGGCGTCATCGCCGACTTCGACGTGACGGAGAAGATGCTCCACTATTTCATCAGCAAGGTGCACCGGCGCCGCACTCTCGTGCATCCGCGCATCGTGATCGGCGTGCCCTCCGGCATTACCCAGGTCGAGAAGCGAGCCGTGCGCGATTCGGCCATGCAGGCGGGGGCGCGCGAGGTGTACCTGATCGAGGAGCCGATGGCTGCGGCCATCGGGGCGGGGCTGCCCATCCAGGAGCCCGGCGGCAACATGATCGTGGACATGGGCGGAGGCACCACGGAAGTGGCGGTGATTTCCCTCTCCGGCATCGTCTACTCGAAGTCGGTGCGCATCGCCGGCGACGAGATGGACGAGGCCATCGTCCAGTACATCCGGAAGCACTACAACCTCCTCGTGGGCGAGCGTCGCGCGGAGGAGATCAAGATCAAGCTGGGCTCGGCCTATCCCATGGCGGGCGAGCGGGCCACCATGGAGGTCAAGGGTCGCGACCTCATCGACGGGATCCCCAAGACCATCGTGGTCACCGACGAGGAGATCCGGGAGGCGCTGCGGGAGCCTGTCATGGCCATCGTCGACACGGTGCGCACGTGCCTCGAACGGACACCGCCCGAGCTGGCGGCCGACATCGTGGACAAGGGCATCGTGCTGACGGGCGGGGGGGCGCTGCTGCGCGGGCTCGACCTTCTCCTGCGACAGGAAACGGACCTGCCGATCACCGTGGGCGACGAGCCGCTGTCCTGTGTCGCCCTCGGCACCGGCAAGGTCCTCGACGAGCTGGAGCTCCTCAAGAAGGTCGCGATCCCCGCGTAG
- the mreC gene encoding rod shape-determining protein MreC: MRFGRYSLLIAVLLTSLLLLTVQTRGVGPTRAGDLVALALTPVQNLLTKVHRGALSVWTAYADWKAVRAENLSLHAENERLRIEALQARETDQENRRLRRLATLRERLPLTTLGGEIIGREGGGWARSLTVNRGRADGVAQQMPVIVPDGLVGRVVQVRAGASVVQLLTDPTSTVGAVVQRTRTAGLVEGEPGGGLRFKFMARDGAGVAAGDLIVTSGLGTLFPKGIPVGRVTAIEDKGSALFHFAVLVPAVDFARVEEVLLLTGQASHDVASLFTPDG; encoded by the coding sequence GTGAGATTTGGGAGATACTCGCTGCTCATCGCCGTCCTGCTGACGTCCCTCCTGCTGTTGACCGTGCAGACGAGGGGCGTGGGGCCGACCCGCGCGGGCGACCTCGTGGCCCTCGCCCTCACTCCCGTGCAGAACCTCCTCACCAAGGTTCACCGTGGCGCCCTCTCCGTCTGGACGGCCTATGCCGACTGGAAGGCGGTCCGCGCCGAGAACCTCTCCCTTCACGCCGAGAACGAACGCCTCCGCATCGAGGCGCTCCAGGCGCGCGAGACCGATCAGGAGAACCGTCGCCTACGGCGGCTCGCCACGCTCCGCGAGCGCCTGCCCCTGACCACCCTGGGCGGGGAGATCATCGGGCGAGAAGGCGGCGGTTGGGCGCGTTCCCTCACCGTAAATCGCGGCCGCGCCGACGGCGTCGCCCAGCAGATGCCCGTGATCGTCCCCGACGGCCTCGTGGGACGCGTCGTCCAGGTGCGGGCGGGGGCATCCGTCGTCCAGCTCCTCACTGATCCCACCTCGACGGTGGGGGCCGTCGTGCAGCGTACCCGCACCGCCGGTCTCGTCGAGGGAGAGCCGGGCGGAGGGCTGCGCTTCAAGTTCATGGCGCGTGATGGCGCCGGGGTGGCCGCGGGGGACCTCATCGTGACCTCGGGGCTGGGCACGCTGTTCCCGAAGGGCATCCCCGTGGGGCGGGTGACGGCCATCGAAGACAAGGGTTCGGCCCTCTTCCACTTTGCCGTGCTCGTGCCCGCCGTGGACTTTGCCCGTGTCGAGGAGGTGCTATTGCTCACCGGCCAGGCGAGCCATGACGTGGCCAGTCTGTTCACCCCGGACGGCTAG
- the mreD gene encoding rod shape-determining protein MreD — MRLSLLLMTFGGTLAQSSVVPSLAVVGVTPDLPLILTALLALRRGPEAACLVGFALGLLQDAAGGGLIGVQAATLALTGFAMGLLPGRIWVDHPLVQVPGLVLLTVAEGLLRFGLLQLFHFPAALGDLLMHVILPQALYNGFLASAFLLAVEAAHALRRWQPWI, encoded by the coding sequence GTGCGCCTCTCTCTCCTGTTGATGACCTTCGGCGGTACCCTGGCGCAGTCGAGTGTGGTGCCCTCGCTGGCCGTGGTCGGCGTCACCCCCGACCTGCCGCTCATCCTGACCGCCCTCCTGGCTCTCAGACGCGGCCCCGAGGCGGCCTGCCTCGTGGGCTTCGCCCTGGGGCTTCTCCAGGATGCGGCGGGAGGCGGCCTCATCGGAGTGCAGGCGGCCACGCTCGCCCTGACGGGCTTTGCCATGGGCCTGCTGCCTGGCCGCATCTGGGTCGATCATCCGCTCGTGCAGGTGCCCGGGCTGGTTCTGCTCACCGTCGCCGAAGGGCTCCTGCGCTTCGGCTTGCTGCAGCTTTTCCACTTTCCGGCGGCCCTCGGCGACTTGCTGATGCATGTCATCCTGCCCCAGGCCCTGTACAACGGGTTCCTCGCCTCCGCCTTCCTCCTCGCCGTCGAGGCGGCCCACGCGCTTCGACGGTGGCAGCCGTGGATCTGA